Genomic DNA from Candidatus Latescibacter sp.:
GAGGCCTCCCAGACCCGCGGGTGCATGATGATGGCGGCGTCCAGCCCCACGATGTTCTCGTTCTCATGCACCATGGCTTTCCACCAGAGCTGCTTGATGTTGTTCTTGACCTCCACCCCCAGGGGACCGTAATCCCAGCAGGCGGCCTGCCCGCCGTAAATCTCGGACGAAAGGTATATGAATCCCCGGCGTTTGCAGAGACTCGCGAGCTTATCCATTTTTTCGGGCGCTTTGTTCCTGGTCGGCTTTGCCATGTAACCTCCGTAAAAGTGGTGATGCGAAAAATTATGTATATAATAAAGCTCTGATTTTTCCTTTTCTGAACATAAACTACAGCCCCCTATCCCTCTATCCCTTTCCCCCGAAGGGGGCAAGGGAAGTCATTACTAAACGGTCTCCTGCCCCCTCTGGGGGAAGGATGTCCGAAGGACAGAAAGGGGGGCAGCCTCCAACAATCTCGACTTATGCAAGAGGCTCTCCTGGATTCCTTCCCTCATCCTTCATCCTTCATCTTTTCAGAGAAAAGTGAGTTCTCTTTTTCAAATGCCTCCAATTTCCGTAGGAATGCCAGAGAGCGCGGGGGCCGTGATGTTCCGGTATGGTAGGAAAAGAACTGGAGTACCGCGTTTTCGATCTCCGCGCGCTGACGGGGGCCGATGCTGATCCGCGAAAGCTCATCATACCGGGCGCTTAACAGGCTTTTCATCACCATCAGCGCTCCGGGGCTTATCCAGAATCCGTACCTTTCACCGCTGCTTGTGCAGGAGCAAATGAGGCCGCCGTCCGAATAGCTGAAAAATACCCGCTCTGACATGGGTTTCTTGCCGCAGACCACACAGCGGTCGAACACGGGCTGGTATCCTGCCGCGTTCACCAGTTTCAGCATGAAACGCCAGAGATGCTTGTCCACGTCCTTTTCTGTACTCCTCTCCAGATCCTCGAGAGATTCCTTAAGTAGCATGAATGTTCCGGCGGCCGGGTCCTCCGGCATGGTGACTGTCTGAGCGGCTTCCACCATGCACGAAGCGGTGGTGAGCATCCGTATGTCCGATTTCACCCGGGAAAATGCTTCGATAAGCTCAACACTTCCGAGCGTTTGAATCTCACGGTTGTCACGGTGATAGTAAATGCCGTCGATGAGAGTTACCGGCTCGAGAGCGGC
This window encodes:
- the recO gene encoding DNA repair protein RecO: MGLRSTRAVVSNTMRMSNSSKLVSLITEQYGLVKVMAKGARRPQSRYGAALEPVTLIDGIYYHRDNREIQTLGSVELIEAFSRVKSDIRMLTTASCMVEAAQTVTMPEDPAAGTFMLLKESLEDLERSTEKDVDKHLWRFMLKLVNAAGYQPVFDRCVVCGKKPMSERVFFSYSDGGLICSCTSSGERYGFWISPGALMVMKSLLSARYDELSRISIGPRQRAEIENAVLQFFSYHTGTSRPPRSLAFLRKLEAFEKENSLFSEKMKDEG